The following proteins come from a genomic window of Pseudomonas sp. WJP1:
- a CDS encoding acetyl-CoA carboxylase biotin carboxylase subunit yields MIKKILIANRGEIAVRIVRACAEMGIRSVAIYSDADRHALHVKRADEAHSIGAEPLAGYLNPRKLVNLAVETGCDALHPGYGFLSENAELADICAERGIKFIGPSAEVIRRMGDKTEARRSMIKAGVPVTPGTEGNVSGIEEALTEGDRIGYPVMLKATSGGGGRGIRRCNSREELEQAFPRVISEATKAFGSAEVFLEKCIVNPKHIEAQILGDSFGNVVHLFERDCSIQRRNQKLIEIAPSPQLTPEQRAYIGDLSVRAAKAVGYENAGTVEFLLAEGEVYFMEMNTRVQVEHTITEEITGIDIVREQIRIASGLPLSVKQEDIQHRGFALQFRINAEDPKNNFLPSFGKITRYYAPGGPGVRTDTAIYTGYTIPPFYDSMCLKLVVWALTWEEAMDRGLRALDDMRVQGVKTTAAYYQEILRNPEFRSGQFNTSFVESHPELTNYSIKRKPEELALAIAAAIAAHAGL; encoded by the coding sequence GTGATAAAAAAGATCCTGATCGCCAACCGCGGTGAGATTGCCGTACGAATCGTACGCGCTTGTGCCGAAATGGGCATTCGCTCGGTCGCGATCTATTCCGACGCCGATCGCCATGCCTTGCATGTCAAGCGTGCGGATGAGGCCCACAGTATCGGTGCCGAGCCACTGGCCGGTTACCTGAACCCGCGCAAGCTGGTGAACCTGGCCGTGGAAACCGGTTGCGATGCCTTGCACCCTGGCTACGGTTTCCTCTCGGAAAACGCCGAGCTGGCAGACATCTGCGCCGAACGCGGGATCAAATTCATCGGTCCATCGGCTGAAGTCATTCGCCGCATGGGTGACAAGACCGAAGCACGCCGCAGCATGATCAAGGCGGGCGTTCCGGTCACACCGGGTACCGAAGGCAACGTCTCCGGTATCGAAGAGGCCCTCACCGAAGGCGACCGCATCGGTTACCCGGTGATGCTCAAGGCCACTTCCGGTGGTGGCGGTCGCGGTATCCGTCGCTGCAACAGCCGTGAAGAACTTGAACAGGCGTTCCCGCGCGTCATTTCCGAAGCCACCAAGGCGTTCGGTTCCGCGGAAGTGTTCCTGGAAAAATGCATCGTCAACCCCAAGCACATCGAAGCACAGATCCTCGGCGACAGCTTTGGCAACGTGGTGCACCTGTTCGAGCGTGATTGCTCGATCCAGCGCCGCAACCAGAAGCTGATCGAAATCGCACCGAGCCCGCAACTGACCCCGGAACAGCGCGCCTACATCGGCGACCTGTCGGTGCGTGCAGCCAAGGCCGTGGGTTACGAGAACGCCGGTACCGTGGAGTTCCTGCTCGCCGAGGGCGAGGTGTACTTCATGGAAATGAACACCCGGGTGCAGGTGGAACACACCATCACCGAAGAAATCACCGGCATCGACATCGTCCGTGAGCAGATCCGCATTGCGTCCGGCCTGCCGCTCTCGGTGAAACAGGAAGACATCCAGCACCGCGGTTTCGCGCTGCAGTTCCGGATCAACGCCGAAGACCCGAAAAACAACTTCCTGCCCAGCTTCGGCAAGATCACCCGTTACTACGCACCCGGCGGTCCGGGCGTACGGACCGACACGGCGATCTACACCGGCTACACCATTCCACCGTTCTACGACTCCATGTGCCTGAAACTGGTGGTGTGGGCGCTGACCTGGGAAGAAGCGATGGACCGTGGCCTGCGCGCGCTGGACGACATGCGTGTGCAAGGGGTCAAGACCACCGCCGCGTACTACCAGGAAATCCTGCGTAACCCGGAATTCCGTAGCGGCCAGTTCAACACCAGCTTCGTCGAAAGCCACCCTGAACTGACCAACTACTCGATCAAGCGCAAACCCGAAGAGCTGGCCCTGGCCATCGCCGCTGCCATCGCCGCCCACGCAGGCCTGTGA
- a CDS encoding LysR family transcriptional regulator: MRKSLMRMTLRQLQIFNEVCDLRSYSRAADEMSLTQPAVSLQIRQLEELVGQPLFDYVGKKLYMTEAAEALQRASRDIFGRLENLDMQLSDMQGSLQGQLKLAVESSAKYFVPHLFAAFKRQHPEVNLQLTVVNRAQVIRRLSDNRDDLVIMSMVPQDMGLEFLPFLNNPIVAVAPPDHPLCHQGPLRLQDLEPYTLLMREVGSGTRLACEEYFKEKRVHFNQTQEVSSAEAQRECVLAGLGVALLTRHALNLELATGGLIELPIEELPLYRSWCLVQAKAKRLSPVAHAFLAFIRSERIQISALVERFDGKSALLPASN, translated from the coding sequence ATGCGTAAGTCCTTGATGCGTATGACATTACGTCAATTGCAGATCTTCAACGAAGTCTGTGACCTGAGGTCCTACAGCCGCGCGGCCGACGAAATGTCCCTCACGCAACCGGCCGTCAGCCTGCAGATTCGGCAGCTTGAGGAGCTGGTGGGCCAGCCCCTGTTCGATTATGTCGGCAAAAAGCTCTACATGACCGAAGCCGCGGAAGCCCTGCAACGGGCGAGCCGGGACATTTTCGGGCGCCTGGAAAACCTCGACATGCAGCTGTCGGACATGCAGGGCTCACTGCAAGGCCAACTGAAACTGGCGGTGGAATCGAGCGCCAAGTATTTCGTACCGCACCTGTTTGCCGCCTTCAAGCGCCAGCATCCGGAAGTGAACCTGCAACTGACGGTGGTCAATCGCGCCCAGGTGATTCGGCGACTGTCGGACAACCGCGACGACCTGGTGATCATGTCCATGGTGCCGCAGGACATGGGGCTGGAGTTCCTGCCGTTCCTGAACAACCCGATCGTTGCGGTGGCACCGCCCGACCACCCGCTGTGCCACCAGGGGCCCTTGCGCCTGCAGGACCTTGAGCCTTACACCTTGCTGATGCGCGAGGTGGGCTCGGGAACGCGATTGGCCTGCGAAGAATACTTCAAGGAGAAGCGCGTGCACTTCAACCAGACCCAAGAGGTCTCTTCGGCAGAAGCCCAGCGCGAATGCGTGCTGGCGGGTCTGGGCGTGGCGCTGTTGACGCGCCACGCCCTGAACCTTGAATTGGCCACCGGCGGCTTGATCGAGTTGCCGATCGAGGAACTGCCGCTCTACCGCAGCTGGTGCCTGGTACAGGCCAAGGCCAAGCGCCTGTCACCGGTGGCTCACGCGTTCCTTGCGTTCATTCGCAGCGAAAGAATTCAGATCAGCGCGCTGGTTGAGCGCTTCGACGGGAAGTCGGCGCTGCTGCCTGCCAGTAATTGA
- a CDS encoding PA3496 family putative envelope integrity protein, producing MAPYEERNSVVKTRRQQEDQRRMAFRRAIEDRCEQRQLQAEIADFTGDLELNYWQAAAPTSRRSAQPAR from the coding sequence ATGGCCCCCTACGAAGAACGCAACAGCGTCGTCAAAACCCGTCGTCAGCAGGAAGACCAGCGCCGCATGGCGTTTCGCCGTGCGATCGAAGATCGCTGTGAGCAGCGTCAGCTTCAGGCCGAGATCGCTGATTTTACTGGCGACCTGGAGCTCAATTACTGGCAGGCAGCAGCGCCGACTTCCCGTCGAAGCGCTCAACCAGCGCGCTGA
- the hexR gene encoding transcriptional regulator HexR produces the protein MNLLQHIAQSRHLLRKSELKVADHVLLDPAAVMHSSMADLAHSVGISEPTIVRFCRAIGCSGFQDLKLKLAQSLAAGASFGQFAIHEDDSVADYSLKIFDTTLHTLMEVREKLDPLELQRAVTLMSQAQRVEFYGFGASGAVAADAQHKFFRLLLTAAAYSDPHMQAMSAVTLKPSDVAICISQSGRSKDLLITANLVRESGASLITLCPSQTPLAELSTVNLAIDVHEDTEIYTPLTSRIAHLVVIDVLAMGVAMARGPSLVNHLKSVKRSLRSLRLSPKSVKALDD, from the coding sequence TTGAATCTGCTGCAACACATCGCCCAGTCACGCCACCTGTTACGCAAGTCGGAGCTCAAGGTCGCCGATCACGTTTTGCTTGATCCTGCGGCCGTGATGCACAGTTCCATGGCTGACCTGGCCCACAGCGTGGGGATCAGTGAGCCGACCATCGTGCGCTTTTGCCGCGCCATCGGTTGCTCGGGTTTCCAGGACTTGAAGCTGAAGCTGGCCCAGAGCCTGGCGGCGGGCGCGAGTTTCGGGCAGTTCGCGATCCATGAGGACGATTCGGTAGCGGACTACAGCCTGAAGATTTTCGACACCACCCTGCACACGCTGATGGAGGTTCGCGAGAAACTCGATCCGCTGGAGTTGCAGCGCGCGGTGACGCTCATGTCCCAGGCCCAGCGCGTCGAGTTCTATGGTTTCGGCGCCTCCGGTGCGGTGGCGGCAGATGCGCAGCACAAGTTTTTCCGCTTGCTGCTCACGGCGGCGGCGTATTCCGATCCACACATGCAGGCGATGTCGGCGGTCACCCTGAAGCCCAGCGACGTGGCGATCTGCATTTCGCAGTCCGGCCGCTCCAAGGATTTGCTGATCACCGCCAACCTGGTACGTGAGAGCGGCGCCTCGTTGATTACCTTGTGCCCGAGCCAGACGCCTTTGGCCGAGCTGTCGACCGTCAACCTGGCCATCGACGTTCATGAAGACACCGAAATCTACACGCCGCTGACCTCGCGTATCGCCCACCTGGTAGTGATCGATGTATTGGCCATGGGCGTGGCCATGGCCCGCGGGCCGAGCCTGGTCAACCACCTCAAGAGCGTCAAGCGCAGCCTGCGCAGCTTGCGCCTGTCGCCCAAGTCGGTGAAGGCGCTGGACGACTGA
- the uraH gene encoding hydroxyisourate hydrolase, giving the protein MGRLTTHVLDAAHGCPGSSIKVELYRVEGSQLELVASAITNSDGRVDAPLLQGDDYRTGVYQVQFHAGDYYRARGVQLPEPAFLDVVVLRFGISAEQDHYHVPLLISPYSYSTYRGS; this is encoded by the coding sequence ATGGGACGTTTGACTACACACGTTTTGGACGCTGCACATGGTTGCCCGGGCAGCTCGATCAAGGTCGAGTTGTACCGTGTTGAAGGTTCGCAGCTGGAATTGGTCGCCAGCGCGATAACCAACAGCGATGGCCGTGTCGATGCACCGCTGCTGCAGGGCGATGACTACCGGACCGGGGTCTATCAGGTTCAGTTCCATGCAGGCGACTACTACCGCGCCCGTGGCGTCCAGTTGCCGGAGCCGGCATTCCTGGATGTGGTGGTGCTGCGTTTTGGCATCTCTGCCGAGCAGGATCACTACCATGTGCCGCTGCTCATTTCGCCCTACAGCTATTCAACGTACCGAGGAAGCTGA